In Natranaerobius trueperi, the sequence GCAAAGGTCGTTTGAATAGCATCTAGGACATACAACTTTAGTCATGGATCAGTCTCCTTTCTCCCGGAGGGTTTGTTTTCTGCCTAAAAACATCATAACTCCGGGCGGGAGACTGATTCAAATATCATATAACTTAACAGAACTTTTAAATTAAAAAGGAGGAAGCTGTATGGATGCTTTAGAGTTAATGACAGAAGAACATACTCATATCAAAAAAATGCTTGATGTGTTACGAAAAAAATGTCTTAACATTTTAAATAACCCTGATGAAAAAGTTAATACTGACTTTTTTACAAGGGCTTTAGATTTTATTCGATATTTTGCTGACAAATACCATCATGGTAAGGAAGAAGATATGTTATTTGGTATGTTAATTGAAAATGGAGGTAGTCTAGAAAAAACATTAATTGATGGAATGGAATCAGAACATAATTTAGGAAGATTATATATTTCACAATTAGAAGAGGCTTTAAATGAATACGATAATGGTAGTAAAGAAGCAAAATTAGATATTATGCTAACACCATGGCCTATGTATATTTACTCCATAGACATATAGACAAAGAAGATAATACTCTCTTTCCATATGCTAAAAGATCACTTCCACAAAAAGAGCTAGATAAGTTAAATAATGAAGTTAAAGAATATGAAGAAACTGAAAAAAATATCGAAACCCGTAAAAATATGCTAAGAGAGTTAGAGGATTTACAAAAAAATCTAGCCCAGTAAAGGGCTAGATTAACTTTTGTAATTTTTCTTCATCAAATCCTACCACTATATCTTCACCATTAGTTACTATTGGTCGTTTTATTCCTCTAGGATTTTCAGATAAAAATTGTGCTATTTCTCTATCAGTCATATCAGATTCATTAAGTTGAGCTTTTTTATAAGCTTGACTTTTTTTATTTAATAATTCCTTAGTTCCTAATTCTGTTAGATTAGCTAACTTTTCTATATCATCAATAGATAATGGTTTTTTAACTAAATCATAATTTTCAATCTCTACACTTTTTTC encodes:
- a CDS encoding hemerythrin domain-containing protein, with the protein product MDALELMTEEHTHIKKMLDVLRKKCLNILNNPDEKVNTDFFTRALDFIRYFADKYHHGKEEDMLFGMLIENGGSLEKTLIDGMESEHNLGRLYISQLEEALNEYDNGSKEAKLDIMLTPWPMYIYSIDI